In the Streptomyces sp. f51 genome, one interval contains:
- a CDS encoding TIGR03936 family radical SAM-associated protein → MQRIRLRYTKRGRLRFTSHRDFQRAFERALRRAAVPMAYSAGFTPHPKVSYANAAPTGTGSEAEYLEIALTDRRDPEKLRELLDESMPQGLDITEAVEARVSGLADRLTASVWEMRLDGVDPADAERAVAAFNAAETVEVSRRTKNGMRRFDARGAVASLGTTTETHSPQADRPTDQPCAILRLVVRHVTPAVRPDDVLSGLRAVADLAPPVAAAVTRLAQGLFDEETGTVTDPLAPDREAVAAAPADRTGAAEAAAAKASA, encoded by the coding sequence GTGCAGCGCATCCGACTGCGCTACACCAAGCGCGGCCGCCTCCGGTTCACCAGCCACCGTGACTTCCAGCGCGCCTTCGAGCGTGCCCTGCGCCGTGCCGCCGTACCCATGGCGTACTCGGCGGGGTTCACGCCGCACCCGAAGGTGTCGTACGCCAATGCCGCACCCACCGGCACGGGCAGCGAGGCCGAATATCTGGAGATCGCGCTGACCGACAGGCGCGACCCCGAGAAGCTGCGCGAGCTCCTCGACGAGTCGATGCCCCAGGGGCTCGACATCACCGAGGCGGTCGAGGCCCGTGTCTCGGGTCTCGCCGACCGGCTCACCGCCTCCGTGTGGGAGATGCGCCTCGACGGCGTGGACCCGGCGGACGCGGAGCGCGCGGTGGCGGCCTTCAACGCGGCCGAGACCGTCGAGGTCAGCCGCAGGACCAAGAACGGCATGCGGAGGTTCGACGCCCGCGGCGCCGTGGCGAGCCTCGGGACGACCACCGAGACGCACAGTCCACAGGCTGATAGGCCGACAGACCAGCCCTGTGCGATACTGCGGCTGGTTGTTCGGCACGTGACGCCTGCCGTTCGACCCGACGACGTCCTGTCCGGTCTTCGCGCCGTGGCCGACCTGGCGCCGCCGGTCGCCGCTGCGGTGACCAGGCTGGCGCAGGGGCTGTTCGATGAAGAGACCGGCACGGTGACCGACCCGCTCGCGCCCGACCGCGAGGCAGTCGCAGCCGCCCCAGCCGATCGCACAGGGGCCGCCGAAGCTGCCGCCGCGAAGGCGTCGGCGTAA
- a CDS encoding phospholipase D-like domain-containing protein: MLWKVLGRAGVALTAGVAVLATAVPANAAGYTAFAFSQSSGQPAIYDFINSATTSLDMTMYELEDTTAVNDLVALEKKGVTVRVILDGAHKSANQTAYNSLTGAGAGVAWSSSTFVYTHQKTITVDGAKSLILTGNLTSQYYPTGRDYGVFDDDTRDVASIEKVFNADYAGTAITPTDGDHLLWSPTDSRSRLVSVINSATRTLDVQELEFSDSTVVNAVVARAKAGVAVRVVLESPSSYSSQVSAIKAAGGTVVGYSDPNGFYIHAKAMVADYGLSTQEVEAGSMNISSNSLSNNRELGLILTGTGVAQSVATTIETTFDSDYAGGTAA, translated from the coding sequence ATGTTGTGGAAGGTCCTCGGTCGCGCAGGTGTCGCCCTGACGGCCGGCGTCGCCGTGCTCGCCACCGCCGTCCCCGCGAACGCCGCCGGCTACACGGCGTTCGCCTTCTCGCAGAGCAGCGGCCAGCCCGCCATCTACGACTTCATCAACTCGGCCACCACCTCGCTCGACATGACCATGTACGAGCTGGAGGACACCACGGCCGTCAACGACCTCGTGGCCCTGGAGAAGAAGGGCGTCACGGTCCGGGTGATCCTGGACGGCGCGCACAAGTCCGCGAACCAGACGGCGTACAACTCCCTGACGGGCGCCGGAGCCGGCGTGGCCTGGTCGTCGTCCACCTTCGTCTACACCCACCAGAAGACCATCACCGTAGACGGCGCCAAGTCGCTGATACTCACCGGAAATCTCACCTCGCAGTACTACCCGACCGGCCGTGACTACGGCGTGTTCGACGACGACACCCGCGATGTCGCCTCGATCGAGAAGGTGTTCAACGCGGACTACGCCGGCACCGCGATCACCCCGACCGACGGTGACCATCTCCTCTGGTCCCCGACCGACTCCCGGAGCCGTCTGGTGTCGGTGATCAACAGCGCCACCAGGACGCTCGACGTGCAGGAACTGGAGTTCAGCGACAGCACCGTGGTCAACGCCGTCGTGGCCAGGGCGAAGGCGGGCGTTGCGGTGCGCGTGGTCCTGGAGAGTCCCTCCAGCTACTCGAGCCAGGTGTCCGCGATCAAGGCGGCCGGCGGCACCGTGGTCGGGTACTCCGACCCCAACGGTTTCTACATCCACGCCAAGGCGATGGTCGCCGACTACGGGCTCTCCACCCAGGAGGTGGAGGCCGGTTCCATGAACATCAGCAGCAACTCACTCAGCAACAACCGGGAGTTGGGGCTCATCCTCACGGGAACGGGCGTGGCCCAGTCCGTCGCCACGACCATCGAGACCACCTTCGACAGCGACTACGCGGGCGGTACGGCCGCCTAG
- a CDS encoding APC family permease, whose protein sequence is MVEVSPGTEEAEDSAVLGGYRPELKRTLGSFQVFAISFAFISVAVGIFSTYDDVLQHAGPVGIWLWVVATIGQVLVALVVAQLAGRIALSGSSYQWASRLANPRIGWGFGWLTFSYLAIAVAAIANALASQALMPLFGMEPDEGTARLITLAILLVQTVLVVASTRLVSLINSTAVGLELALVVVVALALAVVVVATGSGSLGNLTSRGVTEHTAHYFDLGGGLMIAMIMGLATLVGFDSAANLAEEAKDPFRSIPRAIVGSVVAAGVLGMVFLICLTVAIEDIPGVTASESPVAAIMREQLGPGMEKVLLVAIAVAFFGAGTVVMASCSRIVFAMARDGRFPAHQVMRRVNPRTHTPIPATVLIFAVGVVLMVALPGDALLQLITAGTIIPALVYGATIVLYLVVRPRLGRNKGGFDLGRFELPVAICALVWTVASLVMLVSPSEALVPSLIVVGLIVAGGLFFVGLLLFNRQALETEPGMPVSRSADEGE, encoded by the coding sequence GTGGTGGAGGTCTCGCCCGGCACGGAGGAGGCGGAGGACTCCGCCGTCCTCGGGGGCTACCGGCCGGAGCTGAAGAGGACGCTCGGCTCGTTCCAGGTGTTCGCGATCTCGTTCGCGTTCATCTCGGTGGCGGTCGGCATCTTCTCGACCTACGACGACGTGCTCCAGCACGCGGGACCCGTGGGCATCTGGCTGTGGGTCGTCGCGACGATCGGGCAGGTGCTGGTGGCGCTGGTGGTGGCCCAGCTCGCGGGCCGTATCGCGCTCAGCGGCTCCTCGTACCAGTGGGCCTCGCGACTGGCCAACCCGAGGATCGGCTGGGGGTTCGGCTGGCTGACCTTCTCCTATCTGGCGATCGCGGTCGCGGCGATCGCCAACGCGCTGGCGAGCCAGGCGCTCATGCCGCTCTTCGGCATGGAGCCGGACGAGGGGACCGCTCGCCTGATCACCCTCGCGATCCTGCTGGTCCAGACGGTGCTCGTCGTGGCCTCGACCCGCCTCGTCAGTCTGATCAACTCGACCGCCGTGGGACTGGAGCTGGCGCTGGTCGTGGTGGTGGCGCTCGCCCTCGCCGTCGTGGTCGTGGCCACCGGCAGCGGCTCCCTCGGCAACCTCACCTCCCGGGGCGTCACCGAGCACACGGCGCACTACTTCGACCTCGGCGGCGGGCTGATGATCGCGATGATCATGGGCCTCGCCACGCTCGTCGGCTTCGACTCCGCGGCGAACCTGGCCGAGGAGGCCAAGGACCCCTTCCGCAGCATCCCGCGTGCCATCGTGGGGTCCGTCGTGGCCGCCGGTGTGCTCGGGATGGTGTTCCTGATCTGTCTCACCGTCGCGATCGAGGACATCCCGGGGGTCACCGCGAGCGAGTCACCGGTCGCGGCGATCATGCGGGAGCAACTGGGGCCGGGGATGGAGAAGGTGCTCCTGGTCGCGATCGCGGTCGCGTTCTTCGGCGCAGGGACGGTCGTGATGGCCTCGTGCTCGCGGATCGTCTTCGCGATGGCCCGCGACGGACGGTTCCCCGCTCACCAGGTGATGCGCCGGGTCAACCCGCGCACGCACACGCCGATCCCGGCCACGGTCCTGATCTTCGCCGTGGGGGTCGTCCTGATGGTCGCGCTGCCGGGTGACGCGCTGCTTCAGCTGATCACGGCGGGGACGATCATTCCGGCGCTCGTCTACGGGGCGACGATCGTCCTGTATCTCGTGGTGCGCCCCCGGCTGGGCCGCAACAAGGGCGGCTTCGACCTCGGGCGGTTCGAGCTGCCGGTCGCGATCTGCGCACTGGTGTGGACGGTGGCGTCCCTGGTCATGCTGGTCTCGCCGTCGGAGGCGCTGGTTCCGTCGCTGATCGTCGTGGGCCTGATCGTCGCGGGCGGGCTGTTCTTCGTCGGGCTGCTGCTGTTCAACCGTCAGGCGCTGGAGACCGAGCCCGGAATGCCGGTGTCGCGGAGCGCGGACGAGGGGGAGTAG
- a CDS encoding YceI family protein: MTTFPTDLASLTGRYTIDPAHSTIGFVARHAMVTKVRGAFNEFEGSAYFDGADPAKSTGKVTIKATSVDTRNADRDQHLRSNDFLNMDEYPEITFVSTAVRRTDDTSFEVTGDLTVKGVTKPVTIPFSYEGTATDPFGNVRVGLEGEVTINRKDYGVVWNAPLETGGVLVSEKIKLEFEISAIKDA, from the coding sequence ATGACCACGTTCCCGACCGATCTGGCCTCTCTGACCGGCCGCTACACGATCGACCCCGCACACAGCACGATCGGATTCGTGGCCCGGCACGCCATGGTCACCAAGGTCCGCGGCGCGTTCAACGAGTTCGAGGGCAGCGCCTACTTCGACGGCGCCGACCCGGCCAAGTCGACGGGCAAGGTGACCATCAAGGCCACCAGTGTGGACACCCGCAACGCCGACCGCGACCAGCACCTGCGCAGCAACGACTTCCTCAACATGGACGAGTACCCGGAGATCACCTTCGTCTCCACCGCCGTGCGGCGCACCGACGACACCAGCTTCGAGGTCACCGGCGACCTCACCGTCAAGGGCGTCACCAAGCCGGTGACCATCCCCTTCAGCTACGAAGGGACCGCCACCGACCCGTTCGGCAATGTGCGGGTCGGCCTGGAGGGCGAGGTCACCATCAACCGCAAGGACTACGGCGTCGTCTGGAACGCCCCGCTGGAGACGGGCGGTGTCCTGGTCAGCGAGAAGATCAAGCTCGAATTCGAGATCTCCGCCATCAAGGACGCCTGA
- a CDS encoding VOC family protein — protein MTTPAHPGRMLFVNMPVADLDRSKAFFAELGFGFNPKFTDETAACMPVGEHAFVMLLTREKFAEFSKHPMADPTTHALALYSFSVSSRDEVDAVSAAALAAGATEADGAEDYGFMYSRSFFDLDGHGWQVMWMDPAAVEQGPEAYAASSQGNGTPA, from the coding sequence ATGACCACTCCCGCGCACCCCGGCCGCATGCTGTTCGTGAACATGCCCGTGGCGGACCTCGACCGCAGCAAGGCGTTCTTCGCCGAGCTCGGGTTCGGCTTCAACCCGAAGTTCACCGACGAGACGGCCGCCTGCATGCCGGTCGGCGAGCACGCCTTCGTCATGCTGCTCACCCGCGAGAAGTTCGCGGAGTTCTCGAAGCACCCGATGGCCGATCCCACCACGCACGCGCTGGCGCTCTACTCCTTCAGCGTGTCGTCCCGCGACGAGGTGGACGCGGTCAGTGCCGCAGCGCTCGCGGCGGGCGCCACCGAGGCGGACGGCGCCGAGGACTACGGCTTCATGTACTCCCGCAGCTTCTTCGACCTCGACGGCCACGGCTGGCAGGTCATGTGGATGGATCCGGCGGCGGTGGAACAGGGCCCCGAGGCCTACGCGGCCTCCTCCCAGGGCAACGGCACCCCGGCCTGA
- a CDS encoding acyltransferase, giving the protein MVLAPCHERGAPGRDRPIAVHSSRPVSTLDPEAAEQSDGVPAEEARQHVRGLDGLRGLAALYVMLFHCWLYTFPGYPHSSAPWWLGGLMFGRFAVVFFLVLSGFSLAISPARKGWRIGSGADYVRRRAWRILPPYWAALAMSLAIAAFVVPASHFGPPTARTIAVYGLLLQDTLSAPTPNGAFWSISVEAELYLVFPLLVLLRRRLGAAVLVAGVTLPVIARGLTAANASPVEGDNWLTPHLAPVFVAGLVGAGIVAAAPRIQRLPWHWLAALATVPVLAIGIAKGSVWTVNHYFWMDLAVAPAMTMLIAAVTTGKPAMLTRILMTRPVRGLGDFSYSLYLIHLPIVMIVIRRIAPHFVSAGLPTFWFTLALAVPVSILGSWLFAQIFELPFKRSRSWKNVFQRELTPSPRPSGAQPGVRTAETRHPSNKASTSGRSGQA; this is encoded by the coding sequence ATGGTGCTGGCTCCGTGTCACGAACGCGGCGCCCCAGGAAGGGACCGACCCATCGCCGTCCATTCGAGCCGCCCCGTCAGCACCCTCGATCCAGAGGCGGCGGAACAAAGCGACGGCGTGCCCGCAGAGGAAGCGCGGCAGCACGTACGGGGCCTTGACGGTCTCCGCGGCCTGGCAGCCCTCTACGTCATGCTGTTCCACTGCTGGCTCTACACCTTCCCGGGATATCCGCACAGCTCGGCCCCTTGGTGGCTGGGCGGCCTGATGTTCGGCCGGTTCGCCGTGGTCTTCTTCCTGGTCCTGTCCGGTTTCTCCCTGGCCATTTCCCCGGCGCGCAAGGGGTGGCGTATCGGAAGCGGTGCCGACTATGTGCGCCGACGGGCCTGGCGCATCCTTCCTCCGTACTGGGCGGCGCTGGCGATGAGCCTGGCCATTGCCGCGTTCGTGGTGCCGGCCTCGCATTTCGGACCTCCGACCGCCAGGACGATCGCGGTGTACGGCCTCCTGCTCCAGGACACGCTTTCCGCGCCGACACCGAACGGCGCGTTCTGGTCGATCAGCGTGGAGGCGGAGCTCTATCTGGTCTTTCCGCTCCTCGTCCTCCTCCGGCGGCGGCTGGGCGCCGCGGTCCTGGTGGCAGGCGTGACGCTGCCGGTCATCGCGCGAGGCCTGACGGCGGCGAACGCCTCACCCGTGGAGGGCGACAACTGGCTCACTCCGCATCTCGCGCCCGTCTTCGTCGCGGGCCTGGTGGGTGCGGGAATCGTCGCCGCAGCGCCCAGGATCCAGCGCCTGCCGTGGCACTGGCTCGCCGCCCTGGCCACCGTTCCGGTCCTGGCCATCGGTATCGCGAAGGGTTCCGTCTGGACCGTGAACCACTACTTCTGGATGGATCTCGCCGTCGCTCCGGCCATGACGATGCTCATCGCCGCGGTCACGACGGGAAAGCCCGCGATGCTCACGCGCATCCTGATGACACGACCCGTCCGCGGTCTCGGGGACTTCTCCTACAGCCTCTACCTCATCCATCTGCCGATCGTCATGATCGTCATCCGCAGGATCGCCCCGCACTTCGTATCCGCCGGCCTACCGACGTTCTGGTTCACTCTCGCTCTGGCGGTTCCGGTATCGATCCTGGGATCATGGCTTTTCGCCCAGATCTTCGAACTCCCCTTCAAGCGGAGCCGGTCCTGGAAGAACGTGTTCCAACGAGAACTGACGCCGAGCCCCAGGCCTTCGGGAGCACAACCGGGAGTCCGGACCGCTGAAACTCGGCACCCGTCCAACAAAGCGAGCACTTCAGGCCGTTCGGGTCAGGCGTAG
- a CDS encoding RNA polymerase sigma factor SigF, translating to MTVTEVTQARTVVLPEIADPSQVAPKDARQMSRLFFDQLAVLEEGTPEHQYARNTLIEMNISLVRFAAARFRSRGADEMEDIVQVGTIGLIKAIDRFELTREVEFTSFAVPYIVGEIKRFFRDTSWAVHVPRRLQEARVQLAKATEELRSRLGRTPTVKELSELMCLSEEEVNEARLASNGYNSSSLDAAISTNNDGEGALADFIGTEDNALELVEDFHALAPLIAQLDERERRIIHMRFVDELTQAQIGEHLGVSQMHVSRLLSRTLTKLRQGMAVSN from the coding sequence ATGACGGTGACCGAGGTGACTCAGGCGCGGACAGTGGTGCTGCCGGAGATTGCGGACCCCTCTCAGGTCGCGCCCAAGGACGCCCGCCAGATGTCGAGGCTGTTCTTCGACCAGCTCGCCGTTCTGGAAGAGGGCACGCCGGAGCACCAGTACGCGCGTAACACGCTGATCGAGATGAACATCTCCCTCGTCCGCTTCGCCGCGGCCCGCTTCCGCAGCCGCGGCGCGGACGAGATGGAGGACATCGTCCAGGTCGGCACGATCGGGCTGATCAAGGCGATCGACCGGTTCGAGCTCACCCGCGAGGTCGAGTTCACCTCCTTCGCGGTCCCGTACATCGTCGGTGAGATCAAGCGCTTCTTCCGTGACACCAGCTGGGCCGTGCACGTGCCCCGCCGGTTGCAGGAGGCCCGCGTCCAGCTCGCCAAGGCCACCGAGGAACTGCGGAGCCGGCTCGGCCGCACCCCCACGGTCAAGGAACTCTCCGAGCTGATGTGCCTGAGCGAGGAAGAGGTCAACGAGGCACGCCTCGCCTCCAACGGCTACAACTCCAGCTCCCTCGACGCCGCCATCAGTACGAACAATGACGGCGAAGGCGCGCTGGCCGACTTCATCGGCACCGAGGACAACGCCCTCGAACTGGTCGAGGACTTCCACGCGCTCGCCCCGCTGATCGCACAGCTGGACGAGCGCGAACGCCGCATCATTCACATGCGGTTCGTGGACGAACTCACCCAGGCCCAGATCGGCGAACACCTCGGCGTCTCCCAGATGCACGTCTCCCGCCTGCTGTCCCGCACTCTCACCAAGCTGCGCCAAGGCATGGCCGTCAGCAACTGA
- a CDS encoding STAS domain-containing protein, producing MTSRESSVVTETPVSGVVVVRVLGEQDGEGDGLPVLREILMHSARNAEVERTVLDLSGTEFVDSAFLHLLINVRPAYEQARTKLVIAGPLPVQVRRLFEVTGTMDAFTHADSADDAVRGV from the coding sequence ATGACGTCACGCGAGAGCTCGGTGGTGACCGAGACGCCGGTCAGCGGAGTTGTTGTGGTGCGAGTTCTGGGTGAGCAGGACGGAGAGGGCGACGGCCTGCCCGTCCTCCGGGAAATCCTGATGCACTCGGCCCGGAACGCCGAGGTGGAGCGCACCGTACTCGACCTTTCCGGTACGGAGTTCGTCGACTCCGCCTTCCTGCACCTGTTGATCAACGTCCGGCCCGCCTACGAGCAGGCCCGGACAAAGCTGGTGATCGCCGGTCCTTTGCCCGTACAGGTGCGGCGGCTGTTCGAAGTGACGGGGACCATGGACGCGTTCACCCATGCCGACAGCGCGGACGACGCTGTTCGGGGTGTCTAG
- a CDS encoding ATP-binding protein: MKENDVAPEHGAAPGEPVSITSGADLVLPSTAGEARAHVRTLLTTAFRSRSKRPVDEVLLADVLLVTSELVTNAMRHGGGLTGFDAVLTDAGLLLNVADASADPPVVTDPARRGTDGAGGFGWPLICRLAGHVAITPRPDGKQITALIPLD; encoded by the coding sequence ATGAAGGAAAACGACGTGGCCCCCGAGCACGGTGCGGCCCCCGGAGAGCCGGTGAGCATCACATCCGGCGCTGACCTCGTCCTGCCGAGCACGGCGGGAGAGGCCCGGGCCCACGTTCGGACGCTGCTCACCACAGCGTTCCGAAGCCGGAGCAAGCGACCTGTCGACGAGGTGTTGCTGGCCGACGTACTGCTCGTGACCTCTGAACTCGTGACCAATGCCATGCGGCACGGTGGCGGCCTTACCGGTTTCGACGCGGTCCTCACCGATGCCGGACTGCTTCTGAACGTCGCCGACGCCAGCGCGGATCCGCCCGTCGTGACGGACCCGGCAAGGCGCGGGACCGACGGCGCCGGCGGATTCGGCTGGCCGCTGATCTGCCGCCTCGCCGGGCACGTCGCGATCACACCGCGCCCGGACGGCAAGCAGATCACCGCGCTCATCCCACTCGACTGA
- a CDS encoding TIGR03960 family B12-binding radical SAM protein — protein MPAETAVSVFPQLEALLPHVQKPIQYVGGELNSTVKPWDACDVRWALMYPDAYEVGLPNQGVMILYEVLNEREGVLAERTYSVWPDLEELMREHRVPQFTVDSHRPVKAFDVFGLSFSTELGYTNMLTALDLAGIPLESKNRTLDDPIVLAGGHAAFNPEPIAEFIDAAIIGDGEQAVLDMTEIIRAWKAEGRPGGREEVLFRLAKTGSVYIPAFYDVEYLPDGRIGRVVPNKSGVPWRVSKHTVMDLDEWPYPKQPLVPLAETVHERMSVEIFRGCTRGCRFCQAGMITRPVRERSITGIGEMVEKGLKATGFEEVGLLSLSSADHSEIGDIAKGLADRYEEDKIGLSLPSTRVDAFNVDLANELTRNGRRSGLTFAPEGGSERMRKVINKMVSEEDLIRTVSTAYGNGWRQVKLYFMCGLPTETDEDVMQIADMAMNVIAEGRKVSGQNDIRCTVSIGGFVPKPHTPFQWAPQLSAEDTDARLEKLRDKIRGDKKYGRSIGFRYHDGKPGIVEGLLSRGDRRIGSVIRAVYEDGGRFDGWREHFSYDRWMACADKALAPFGVDVDWYTTRERTYEEVLPWDHLDSGLDKDWLWEDWQDSLDETEVEDCRWTPCFDCGVCPQMDTSIQIGPTGKKLLPLTVKNAAPTPASSGHSH, from the coding sequence ATGCCTGCCGAAACCGCCGTGTCGGTCTTCCCACAGCTCGAAGCTCTGCTCCCGCATGTGCAGAAGCCGATCCAGTACGTCGGCGGAGAGCTCAACTCCACGGTCAAGCCGTGGGACGCCTGTGACGTCCGCTGGGCCCTCATGTACCCGGACGCCTACGAGGTCGGCCTGCCCAACCAGGGCGTCATGATCCTCTACGAGGTGCTGAACGAACGCGAGGGCGTCCTCGCCGAGCGCACGTACAGCGTGTGGCCGGACCTCGAGGAACTGATGCGCGAGCACCGGGTGCCGCAGTTCACCGTGGACAGCCACCGCCCGGTGAAGGCCTTCGACGTGTTCGGCCTGTCCTTCTCCACGGAGCTCGGCTACACGAACATGCTCACGGCCCTCGACCTGGCGGGCATCCCGCTGGAGTCGAAGAACCGCACGCTCGACGACCCGATCGTCCTCGCGGGCGGCCACGCGGCCTTCAACCCCGAGCCGATCGCCGAGTTCATCGACGCGGCGATCATCGGCGACGGCGAGCAGGCCGTGCTCGACATGACGGAGATCATCCGCGCCTGGAAGGCGGAGGGCCGCCCCGGAGGCCGCGAGGAGGTCCTGTTCCGTCTGGCGAAGACGGGCAGCGTCTACATCCCGGCGTTCTACGACGTCGAGTACCTCCCCGACGGCCGGATCGGCCGTGTGGTCCCCAACAAGTCCGGCGTCCCGTGGCGCGTGTCCAAGCACACGGTGATGGACCTGGACGAGTGGCCCTACCCGAAGCAGCCCCTCGTCCCGCTGGCCGAGACGGTCCACGAGCGCATGTCCGTGGAGATCTTCCGCGGCTGTACCCGCGGATGCCGCTTCTGCCAGGCGGGCATGATCACCCGCCCGGTGCGCGAGCGCTCGATCACGGGCATCGGCGAGATGGTGGAGAAGGGCCTGAAGGCGACGGGCTTCGAGGAGGTGGGCCTGCTGTCCCTCTCCTCGGCCGACCACTCGGAGATCGGCGACATCGCCAAGGGCCTGGCCGACCGGTACGAGGAGGACAAGATCGGCCTGTCCCTCCCCTCGACCCGTGTGGACGCCTTCAACGTCGACCTGGCCAACGAACTGACCCGCAACGGCCGGCGCTCCGGCCTGACGTTCGCCCCCGAGGGCGGCTCCGAGCGCATGCGCAAGGTCATCAACAAGATGGTCTCGGAAGAGGACCTCATCCGGACCGTCTCCACCGCCTACGGCAACGGCTGGCGCCAGGTGAAGCTGTACTTCATGTGCGGCCTGCCGACGGAGACGGACGAGGACGTCATGCAGATCGCCGACATGGCGATGAACGTGATCGCCGAGGGCCGCAAGGTCTCCGGCCAGAACGACATCCGCTGCACGGTGTCGATCGGCGGCTTCGTCCCCAAGCCGCACACCCCCTTCCAGTGGGCGCCGCAGCTGTCCGCCGAGGACACGGACGCCCGCCTGGAGAAGCTCCGCGACAAGATCCGCGGCGACAAGAAGTACGGTCGCTCGATCGGCTTCCGCTACCACGACGGCAAGCCGGGCATCGTCGAGGGTCTGCTGTCCCGCGGCGACCGCCGCATCGGCTCCGTCATTCGTGCCGTCTACGAGGACGGCGGCCGCTTCGACGGCTGGCGCGAGCACTTCTCGTACGACCGCTGGATGGCCTGCGCCGACAAGGCCCTGGCCCCCTTCGGCGTCGACGTCGACTGGTACACCACCCGCGAGCGCACCTACGAGGAGGTCCTCCCCTGGGACCACCTGGACTCGGGCCTCGACAAGGACTGGCTCTGGGAGGACTGGCAGGACTCCCTCGACGAAACAGAGGTCGAGGACTGCCGCTGGACCCCGTGCTTCGACTGCGGGGTGTGCCCGCAGATGGACACGTCCATCCAGATCGGCCCCACCGGCAAGAAGCTCCTGCCCCTGACGGTGAAGAACGCGGCCCCGACACCGGCATCGAGCGGTCACTCTCACTGA